TTGAGAACACGCGCCAGTTGTTCGGTCTCCCCGTGCTCGCGACGGTCCCCCTTCTCGACTCCGACTCCCCACGCTGATTCCATGTCCGTTCAGACCATTCACACCGACCACGCGCCCAAGGCGATCGGCCCCTACGCACAGGCGGTACGGGCCAACGGATTCCTCTTCACGGCCGGGCAGATCGCCCTCGATCCCCAGACGATGGAAGTGGTGCCGGGCGACGTGGCGGCACAGACCGAGCAAGTACTCTCGAATTTGACGGCCGTGCTCGAAGCCGCCGGCACCGGATGGGCGCACGTGGTGAAGACGACGGTGTTCCTTCGCGACATGGCCGACTTCACGGCGGTCAATGCGGTGTACGCACGGGTGCTCGGTGACGCCCGGCCTGCCCGTTCGACCGTCGCCGTGTTCGGACTGCCGCGGGATGTGCGCGTCGAGATCGAAGCCGTCGCGTCAATTCCGTGACCAGGAGGGGGGGGCGCGCCTTTTCACGCCACGCGGGGTATGTGCGTCGCATGCGGACCTTTCTGACGCGACTGGCTCTGGTAAGCCTGTGTGGCGCCGTGGCCAGTGCTCCAGCCCGCGCACAAGGGGCCGGCGACACCACCGTCGCCCCCCCCAAGCCGCGCGCCGCGGCCCGTCCGGCGCCGCGTGGCGTAACACGGCTGTCACCACCCCTCACCCCG
This genomic window from Gemmatimonadaceae bacterium contains:
- a CDS encoding RidA family protein, with the translated sequence MSVQTIHTDHAPKAIGPYAQAVRANGFLFTAGQIALDPQTMEVVPGDVAAQTEQVLSNLTAVLEAAGTGWAHVVKTTVFLRDMADFTAVNAVYARVLGDARPARSTVAVFGLPRDVRVEIEAVASIP